CATCTTTCAAAGTAACAAGCATCACATCAGCTTTATCAAAAAAACTGGACATCGCTTCTACAGGAAACCTACCCATTGTAAAAACCGTTTCCTGTAACTGATGTTCTTCTATAAATTCTTTTACGAAAGGCATTTTCCGGCCATCTCCTACCAGTATAAATTTAATATCCTTTTTGTCTCTTAGTTCCAAAGCTGCCTTTACAATATTGTCCAGATCCTGTGCTTCTCCGATATTTCCAGCAAACATCACTTTAAATCCATCGGGTAAGGATGGAATGGGAAAATCTTTATTCCCTTCTGATATCGTATCTTCTGCCCAGTTAGGAAAATAAATGATCTTGTCATCAAAATTCCCTTTCTGATTGATTGACTTTCTGAATCCCTGGGAAGTAATCAAAATTTTCTCTGAATTCTTATAAAATCTTTTGATAACATTTTCATAATAATTCAATATCCATTTGTTTTTTACTCCACCCGCGATGGATAAACTTTCAGGCCATAGATCCATAACCCAGAAATAGACCGGTGTCTTCCATATTTTATTCATGAGAAGAGCAGGATAATACTGTGTTATTGGAGACGGTTCGTGTACAATAATAGCATCAAACTTATTATTAAAACCCATTAAAAAGGCTTTAATCGAAGCAAAAACAGCAAAACTATAATAGTTGATAAATAGTCGTATTCCGCCTCCTTTCCCTCTGGGAAGAAGTAGTGATCTTATTACTTTTACACCGTTAACAATTTGTTTTCTATTTTTAAAAACACCGTACCCTTCAAAGATCTTACCCTCAGGATAATTGGGAAGTCCCGTCAATACAGTAACATCGTGACCTTTCTTTTTTAGTTCAAAAGCGAGGTCATTACTTTTGAAATTTTCCGGATAAAAATACTGTGTTATTATAAGAATATTCATAAGTTTATTCTTCGCTCCAAACTACTCTCTTGATGTAATCCGTATATGAGATGATAATTCTTACTACTTTTTCAGATACATTAGGCATCGAATAATCGGCAACAGGTCTGAAATTACGTTGCTGCCCTATACTCTGTTGTTGTACTTGCACAAGCCCTTGCATAATACGCTCCGGAGATAAGCCTACCATCATTACACTGGCTTCTTCCATAGCTTCGGGCCTTTCATGAGCCTGACGTATGTTGAGAGCTCTAAAGTTAAGAATTGAAGATTCCTCTGAAATTGTTCCTGAGTCTGATAATACAGCATAAGAACGTTTTTGAAGGGCATTATAATCGTGAAAGCCAAGCGGTTTTAAAAACTGAATTTCAGGGCGAACCTCTATTTTCATCTTATCAATCATATTTCTGGTTCTTGGATGAGTAGAAACAATGATAGGATACTGATAATGTTCTGCAATGGCATTTAATGAATCTATAAGTCCTCTGAAGTTTTTTTCAGAATTAATATTTTCTTCACGATGAGAAGATACTACAAAGAATTTTCCTTCTTCAAGGTTAAGCTTTTCAAGCACATCGGAAGCATTTATTTCAGGGAGATAATGATTCAGTACCTCGTACATTGGCGACCCTGTTTTAATAATTCTGTCAGCAGGTAGCCCTTCACGCAATAAATATTCTCTTGCAATATCCGAATATGTAAGATTCACATCAGCTGTGTGATCTACAATCTTACGATTGGTTTCTTCAGGTACTCTTTGATCAAAACACCTGTTCCCTGCCTCCATGTGGAAAATAGGAATGTGTCTTTTTTTTGCAGGAATTGCACACAGGCAGGAGTTCGTATCTCCAAGAACAAGGAAAGCCTCTGGTTTTAGCTCTTCCAGCAAAGGATCTATTTTAATAAGGATATTACCTATGGTCTCTGTTGCTGTTTTTCCAGCTGCTTCCAAAAAATAATCAGGTTTCCTTAATCCCAGATCGTCAAAGAAAATCTGATTAAGTTCATAGTCATAATTCTGACCCGTATGAACGATGATATGTTCTATTGCTTCAGATGCATCCAAAGCGGATAATACTCTTGATAATCTAATAATTTCCGGTCGTGTTCCAACAACCGTCATTACTTTTAATTTTTTCATTAATTAATATTTTAAACTTCTACAAAATAGGTGTCGGCATCTTCTGGATTATATGCTTCATTAATCCAGAAAATAGTGTACAATTCTTCTTCACCAATATTCTTAATATTGTGGGTATACCATATCGGCATATCCACGTATGCGGGATCCGACCCGTCCAGATAAAAATCAAGGACTTCATCAGAATCTATTTTTCTTAGCTGAATTAATGCTTTTCCTTTAATTACAGCAAAACGTTCGATTTTTCTGGTATGAAAATGATTTCCTCTTGTGATATTAGGCACTGTAGTTGAAAATGAACATTGCCCTCCTATGCCTAACCGGATGATCTCAACAAAAGCACCTCTGGGATCTGTATGTTGGGTAAACTTTACCGGGTAGTGCGTTTTATAATCAATATAAGAACGATAAGTATTAAATAAATTATGTTCAAAAGAATTCTTTAATGTAGGAATCTCACCATTCTCAAAATACAAACTTTTGAATTGAATAAGCAGCTCCAACACCTCAGATACTTTTCTGGATGCAGTAGCTTCTATAAAAAGTTCTTCGGTACTTTGTCCTGAACGGATTTCTTTAATAATACGATCAACCAGTTCCTGAACATAAATTAATTTTACCTCACCATCGTTTGCAATGTTAGGGGTTTCTCCATGGGTTAGCTGATGGCAGAAAGTAGCAATAAAAGAGTTATAATATGGCTTACCAAAAGCTCCAAAAACATTTGGAATGATCAAGCCTGTTACTTTACCATCATTTGCCTTCGCCCAATTGATAATTGCTTCCCTACCCTCACGTTTTGATTTGCCATACAAATTATCTCTTTCCTCTTGCGTTGAAGATGAGATCAGGACATGCGCCCTGGAATTTGTACGCTTTAATGAACTTACTAAATTTTGAGCTAGGGCTACATTGGTTTCATAAATCACTTGCTCACTTTCATGACGGTTCATCGCCGCTAAATGAATAATGACATCACATTTAGAAACGAAATCATCTAGCTTCTCCTGACTTTCAAAAAATTCTTTTTTAAATTCAACGCGCTCAAATTCCTCTGGAAATAATCCTAAAGTATTATATAAGTGACGACCAACAAAGCCATTTTGTCCAGTAATTCCAACTTTTTTCATTTAATTATTTTTAAAACAAATATTGGGTTATCTGTTATTAATTGTTTAAGATTATTACTTTATTTAAAATAATCTAATTCAAACCGATACTCATCTTCAATCTCCCCCAATTCATAATCAGCTAATACAAGCAGTTTGCTTTCTTCTTCCAAGCTTTGGATAGCAGTTAAACAACCAGCATGAATATGCAGATAGGTTAAGGCTTCTGAAGAAAGTATATATTTATTTATTTTCGCATTTGTTGAAGGATTGTCAAAATCATCTATTACGATAACAGATATTTCAAATTTCCCTTTCATACAAGCAAACCAACGTTGTTCAATTTTATGCCCCTGCCACCCTCTGACAAATTCAGTTGAATGATTTTCTATTGTATAAATACGTTTAATTTTCGTAGCATCAAACTCATTGTTATAGGTTATAATGCCTCTTATATCTTCGTTCCTGTTTCCTTTTAATATCATCAACTATATTTTGATAATTGTTTAAACTCTAATTTTAATTGATAAATTCTAAGGATATTGCATAACATCCTCTCCAAAAACTTCTTTCCTTATTAGCGGAAGAGTAGATATCAATTTTTTTAAACCTTCTACACCTTGTTGTTCTGTATTATGAGAATGATAGTCTTCTATTCTGGATATATCTTCTTCTCCTTCAGAGAAGTATTTCGCATAGTTCAAATCACGATTATCTGCAGGAATACGGTAAAAATCCCCCATATCTTCTGCTTTGATCATTTCCTCACGAGTGCATAGTGTTTCGTAAAGCTTTTCACCATGACGTGTCCCAATAATCTTAACAGGGACTTCTTTACCTGTCAATTCAATTAGTGCTTTTGCTAAATCTCCAATACTACCTGCAGGAGCCTTGTTTACAAAGAGATCCCCCGGATTGGCATTTTCAAAAGCAAATAATACCAGATCTACAGCATCTTCTAAGGACATGAAAAAACGAGACATATTGGGATCTGTAATTGTTATGGGCTCTCCCTTTTGAATTTGATTTAAAAATAAAGGAATAACAGATCCTCTGGAAGCCATCACATTTCCGTAGCGTGTTAAGCAAACTGTAGTATCTTTTAAATTACGAGCTTCTGCTACTGCTACTTTCTCCATCATAGCTTTGGATATTCCCATTGCATTAATAGGGTAAGCAGCTTTATCTGTTGATAAACAAATAACCTTTAAAACTTTGTTTGCTGCAGCGGCAAGAATAACATTTTGAGTTCCTTCTACATTAGTTTTTACAGCCTGCATAGGGAAAAATTCACATGAAGGAACCTGTTTCAATGCAGCAGCGTGAAAAATATAATCCACTCCTCTTGTTGCCGGTTCTACAGAATTATAGTCTCTTACATCACCTATATAATATTTTATTTTTTCATTTTTATATAGGTTACGCATATCATCTTGTTTTTTCTCATCACGAGAAAATATACGGATTTCTTTAAAATGATCCGTTTGTAAAAATCGATTTAAAACAGCAGTTCCAAAAGATCCTGTACCGCCTGTTATTAATAATACTTTATCTTTAATTCCTTGCATTACTTTGTATAGTCGTTAATCGTTATTTCTAAATTTTCTTTTAGCATTTTTTTGTGCTCATCAATTTCTTCTTCAGTAAATCTATATTTAATAAACTTAGCTGGAGAACCTCCAACAATTGTATATGGCTCTACATCTTTTGTAACAACAGAGTAAGCAGCAATAATTGCTCCATTACCAATTTTAACACCTCTGCTTATAAAAGCACCATACCCAATCCATGCGTCATCTCCTATTATGGTCTCTAATTCTGCTTCTCTACCAGAAAAAATGATTGGTTTATTTGGATTCTTATAGTAATGATCTCCTCCAACAATCTTAACTTGAGGAGCCAGCATTGTATATCTCCCGATTTTAACTTTGGGATAGATTACACACCCTGGTCCGATGTAAGAGTATTCTCCGGCTTGCAGGTCTCCCGATATCTCTGACTTTCCCCCCATATAAAATGTTTTATGTACATTTTTGAGTCCATAAGATAATCTAAAAAATCTCATTTTTAAGTCTCTGTATAGTTGTCGGATTATCCCTTTCATTGATTTAGCTTAAAGATTTATTAATAGCTCTTTTAATTTCATTGGCCATCATTTCAGGAGTTCTATTATTGATGTAATGGTTATATGCATTTTCATTCATTTTATGAACTTGCTCCTTATTATTGATAATCCATTCCATTACATCTGCCAAGTTCTCCTGCTCTTTGTATATTATACCGTTATATTTATTTTTTATATTAAAAATTTCACCTCCCGTAATAGCGTCCTCTCTCGTTACGAATGAAGTACTATTACCCATAGAGTTTAGAACGGATAAACCTGCCTGATTAGGTGATATACATGCGATGGATTCAGCAAATATTTTAGAAAGTTCTTTAGCATCATAAATACTTCCATACAATACAATTTTATCCGCTATGTTCTTTTCCTTAATAAATTCTACAATTTTCTCTTTTTCCGGGCCATCTCCTACAATTAATAATTTAGGGCAATCGTTCCTTTTTGTGTACAATAGATAATATGCTTCAAGTAACTCTCCTATTCCCTTCTGCGGATACAATGTTCCAACAAAGAGAAAATCTTTTTTATTATTAACATCTGATTTAATTACATTTTCAACTTCTGTAGTATTATGAGCCACAAACAGTTTTTCTTCAGGAATTCCTGCTTTTATATATCTTTCCAACGGATAAGAACTATAAAATAGCGTAAAATCAGATTTTCTTGAAATATAGTACCTAAATTTATCCCATGTCGTTTTAGAGTCAAAACTATTTTCATATGAAGCAGTCACTCCGATTCCCCAATATCCAATCTTATATTTTCTATTTCTTCTTAAGCAAAGTAACATAAGACTAATCCATCTGAGATTAGATAATCCAATTACCACATCATATTGAGATGCAATATTGTACAAATTATCTTTATGAAGCTCAAAAGGTCCTGCTTTTTTAACGGGCAGATACATTGTTTTAAAAGAAAACTTTTTATTTTTAAATTTCTCATCAGAATAGGCAACAGTTAGGTCAAACTCTTCATTGATCAGTTCAAAAATTCTTTCTCGATAAGACCATACTTTGTTGTAAATGATTAAAACTTTGGTTTTCATATTTTTTTAATATTATTCATCGGAAAATTTAATCCGAAATGCCCTTTATTGGTTTAAAATTTAGAATTATTTAGTTGCATTATAATATGTTTTAAAAACATCTAAATCATATTGTTCAACGTCTTTTACATTTGAATATTCTTTCTGAAGTGCTGGGTATTTTTGTCTATTTAAATAAAAATACTTTTGACTATCCCACCATATTACACCACTTACTTTTTTCCCGGAAGAAACACGAGAGGTGATCATCTTATAATAATTTTTAAAAATATCGATTGGAATAAGTGACATCGCCATATTGGAGTTTCCTGAATTTCTCTTTTGCCATATAAATGGATAAACGTCTTTATTGTACTTTTTACCTACCTCTAAAGCATAATCAAGGTTAGTATATAAATAATCCCCACTTCCCACTTCTAATATTGGAGATCGGGCATTATATACTCTTGGATTAGCATTATACATATATAAAGAAGGAGCTATAATATCTACAGCGTTAAAAACCGGAGCCAGCCTCGCATTTACATCTTTCCATCCACTACTGTTTCCTTTGAAGGTTCTAACAGGTAATCCATAAAACCCCCATTTTAAATTGGGACGAAGTTTCTTAGCTGTTTCAACAGCTTTAACGAACTGCTGGATAGCCAAATTGGCACTTTTATCATCAGAACCTGAAATTGCTTTAATGGCAGGACCTTCCCAATCAATAACTGCAATCCCAGTACTTCCAGCAGATGTCTTATCATTAATATTCTTTGTAAATAATTCAACATCAAGATTACTTCCATCTGTTGTAACATCTTTTTGATAAAAGATAATTGCTTTTTCTAACCCATTCTGTTTAATGTATGTCTCCTGCAATTGATTCAGGCCGGTCATTCCTATGTATAATTTAGGTTGTTGCCCATACATTCTGTTTGAAAATACCAACAATATGATTGTTATTAAAAATAACAATGGACTGTTTAATTTTAAGTATTTTGTTGTTTGCATTGTTATAAAATTTAATTATTTCTTATAAACGATTAATCTGGTATATTTATACTTTTCTCTTTTATTGTCTCTCCTGTACGTTTGTGATATGCATTCTTATTGAGATTGCTTCTATAACTTTTTGGTAGGTGATCTGATGACAAAATATGATATATACTGTTTGTATAAGGGAGATATTGATAACTACTCCAAATTGTTTTAAAAATAGTTAAGCCTATTAATAGATAAAGAGAGTATTTAATTTTGAAATTTGCAGATTTTATAATTATTGCTAAACAAACGGCAAAAAATAGTCCAAAATATAAAGTAATTCTAAAGCCTGTTGGAAAGATCAATAAAATCCTAAATAAATACATGTATAATAATGCAAAAAAATACAGTATATCACCATGAGGATTATTTAAAATTGCTTTTCTATAACGTAACAAAACGAAGAATAAGAAAAACATAATCAATGAACCAATAGTGAATATTGCGTTATTAGATTCCGCTACATAAACATTTAATAATTTATATGCTATTGTTGGAAACAAAGAGGCAAAATAATTTGAAAACTCATTTAAAATTTGTGGAAAAAAACCTATAATACAAGCTATAATATACCAAATTGATAAAGTAATATTTGACCGATATATCATTTTTTTCCTAAATACAACTAGTAAGGATAATAAAATTGGAGCAATTAATGAAATGTGAAATAAAAGTCCTAATAATGCAACAATAATAAATTTAACATACTTCTTATCCAGTAAATATACTGTACTCCAAACTAATATAACTGACCCACACATAAACCTTAAAGGATTATCAATCAGCATAAAAAGGAGGTTATAATTAAGCATGATCCCAATCGCTAAAAACTCACCTTTAATAAATCTTTTTATGAATTTTATAACTGAATATAAATAGAGACATTTTACAAGTCCAAGAAACAACCAAAAATCAGGTATAATATGTCGTATCAAGTATATGAGATAATAAAATCCCTGCTCATAATCTCTTCTTAAAAGGTCTTTATCTGTAGCAAAATTATATAAGTCTTCATAATGTCTCCAGTCTGTTCCAACAGTATAGCCAAAACATAAAAATATATATATCCATACAAGAAATAGCTTCTTACCCAATATATGTTTTCTATCGGGTAGATTATCCATAATGATACACAACAAGAATGTTACAATATAGAAAAGCATTATAATGTATTATATAAATTCAAAATATACTCTTTACCATAAGTGTGATTAAAGCTACTATTTTTTAGTTGGCCATTTTTATAATCATTATAAATTTTTTTAAATTCATTATATATCATACTATGATCACTAATATCTGCAAAATATTGTACATCATTTTTTTGGTAAAGATCATTTAAAACACCAACTGAAGGACTAATGCTAAATATCGGCGTATTGTGAGACATATAATCACCAACTTTAGTAGGCAGAAAAATACCTTCACCACAAGGTGCTTCAATTATTAACGCTACGTCGTACTCTTTTAAAAGTTCTAAACTCTTTTTGTATTCCACAGGAGGTAACAGATTGATTTGATTATTACCTTCCACATTTTTAATTAATTCCTTCAAATCATTATCAAATATTCCTATAAAATCAAGAGTAATATCTTTTGCACCACTTTCTGCAATGAACTTGGCAAATGCCTGAACAACAATCTTAGGATCACGCGGAGATCGAACATTTCCAGAATGAATTAATCTTAACTTCCCGTTGTTTTCTTTTTTTCCAATAATTGGCTCATATGCCAAATGAGGAATTATTACAGTCTTTGACTTATCGGGATTAAGATAATTCAACATGTAATCTCTTAACCGTTCATTAGGGAAAATATGCTTATCTGCAAAATCCATTATAGTAATAATACCTTTGTTATAAAACGACATCTTGGCATCTAATCCTCCACCATAAGGAACTGGATATTTAAGTGGCGGATACGGATCATTCCATGTAGAAATCCATTTTAACCCCAGTTTCTTTTTAAGATAATATCCGATTAAAAAACTAGGCGTATCTTTTGTAATAACATAATCGTATTTTTCATTTTTAAAAAATGACTTATTATTAAAAATGACTTCATAGGCCCAGTGAGCTCCTTTAAATACTGTTCCAAACAAAAAATAAACGTATAAATGCTGAAATAGTGTTTTTAAGGTAAATTTATTATCTACTTCTACAACGATACTTCTATTAATTTTGACATTTAAATCTTCTAAAGACTGAGTGGAAGGATAATTACTCCATTTTATTTTTTTAGAAATGAGGTCGATTTCATATCCATTATTACTTAATAATTCCAGCAGCTTAATGTTAACAATAGCTTCAGGAGAATTAACCGGATATGAACTGGGTGCAATAAAAAGTACTTTCTTTGACATTATTCAAAATTTCTTAAAACATTCAATACATCTTCCACCATTGCGTTTGCTCTGGCATTAAGAGTTTTATAGCTATTTCTTATATTCTCTTGATGTTGCTGATAATTACCTTTTATATTTTGTATGTATTTATCCAGAACAGAGATTTCTTCTTCAGGATTCCAATAATAAAATCCACTAACTTCGTCACAAAGCGCTTTTAGTTTTGGATCAATTCCTAAACATATCGTTGGTATTCCCAGATTAAGAGCAAAAATTGCAGCATGATAACGAGATGTAATTAAAATATCACATTCATTTAAATACACATAAAACTCTACAAATTTGTACTTTAAGGGGTGCCAGATAATGAGATTCCTTATTCCTAAATCAGATCTTTTTTTAACCTGTTGAATTAATACATCATCTTTTGATTCAGAAAACATGAATAAATTTCTTTCGAAATCTTTTTGTTCAGGTAACCAATTAAAGATTTTGCTGTTAATGAGTTCTCCTGTATTGTTATGAGGCCAATCTCTAAGTACTACTCCAAGCTTTAGCCTGTCTTCTTTAGTGGCTTCATGATTTAATGGATATTTATTCTTGAACAAGTCCGTTAAGCATAGATCTGCTCCAAATTGCCTGTTTTTTAAATCCCATTTTTCTAAATATTGCAATGAAATACTATCTCTGCAATAAATTTTATCATACAATGCCAAGTCATTCTTAACATTAACTTCATCCTTCTCTGTACCAAAAGGTCCAAGCCCTATTCCTAAAGCCAGTTTTAATTTGATATCTTTTTTCTTTTTACCTTTTGAAGTTAAAAAGCTGATCAACAAAGATGGTTCTTTTAATAAAAGATTAAAATAAAGTTGGTATCTGGAGCTTAATGATATGTCTCTTTGTGACTTTTCAAATGAAAAGAACTGGGTTCCACCACCTAAAATATAAACATCAGCTGACTCAAAACGAGATGCTGCTAAACTTAGAAATTTGGCATTGCTGAATTGCTGTTTAATATATTTTTCCTTTTTACAAACAATCTTTGCATCTATATTTCGATTAACATGAGAAAGTAGATCCAAAGTCATTTCTAACAATAAATCATCACCTACATTCGCATCTCCATACGCTCCTTTAATTAATATGTCGATTTTTCTATTTCTCTGCATTTGTTCAATTCTTTATATAAACATTATACCACCGCTTAATTGTAAGTAATACCAATAATAAACTCACCGCCAATAAAACCACTCTAATAATTACGGAGACATTCATTTTAAAAAGAAAAAGCCCCCCAAGTACAATTCCAAAGTATAATAGATTATACCATGTTAGCACCAGTTTCTTATTTACCAGTTTATTTTTAATAAAATAAGGAATAAATAATACGGTGTTTAAAAAATAAGCAATCACAAAGGCTACTCCTCTGCCAATGGCTCCATAATCAACAAGTAAGTAACTGAATGCTATTGCCGTAATACCCCAGAAACCATTACTAAAAACACTAAACCACATGAAATTACCTGCAGCAAAATTTCTGGCAATACCCTGTTTTTGTGAATTTATAATAGTAAATATAGAAACTAATATTGTCGTAATATACATATCATTGTTATGATACTGTGATCCAAATAAAGAGGAAAATACCTCAGGTAAAAAAACAGTTGGCAGACATATAATTAAACCAAAAAACATTGGATGGATTATATTTAGAAATTCAAACTTTTTATTTCCATTTCCAAAGTTCTTCATAGCGTAAGGATAAAAAACCTGTCCAATAATACTCAATAAAATCATTGAAATTTGTGAGTAGTTATTGCTGGCATTAAAAATACCCATTTCGTATAAACCATTATGATTTCTCTTTATCAAAATACTATTACAAATTAAAATAATTGGGTTAACCATTAAACTGCTAATGAATGCAGGTAAGCTAAATTTTAGTATAATCTCAAAATTTGATTTTATATTATCAAGAGAAAACCATATTCCATGTTCTTTGCATACTTTTCTAAGTAATATCGCGGAACATAGCCATATAGAAAAATTAGTGATTAGAAGTGCAAAAGCAAATCCATTCACTCCATATCTTTCCGTTAGTATAATAATTAAAGGAAAGGATAATAATCCATTTACAATATTAATTATAGAAATGGATTTAAAGTTTTCAAATCCTGCCAATGCACCGGTTTGCAAACCATTCAGAGAAGAAAATAAAATAGCAATAGAACAATACAACATAGGTTGCCATATTTCTTCTTTACCTGTCAATAATACACAAAGCTCCTTATTAAAAAATAAAGAACACACTAACACAAGTATGGCTAGTAAAAAAGAAGATAATCGTACTAAAGAAAATATTTCACTTGTTTTTCTCTTATTTTCATGAAGATTTATAGCAATGTATTTAGTCGCAGTAACTCCAAAGCTTGCAAGACTTAGCAATGAAAAAGTGGTAATATAGGATTGTAGAATCCCTATATTACCAAAATCAGCTACGGACAATTCTCTTGCAACAAAAAACATTGCTAGAAAGCCTAATCCTTTAGAGGCTATTACTCCTAAGAAAGACCAAAAAATACCTTTTATAAGCGTATTTTTTTTAAAATCGTTAATAAGATTTTTAATTTTTATCATTAAATATTAATGATTATAATTTAACGCCACAAAAATCTATAACGATTTTATCGTCAGCAATTTCCAACTTCTTAAATTCATTATGAGCAACAAGGAAAACAATTATATCCGCCTTCTTTACTGCATCTTTGTAATCTGTTAATTTAAAAATCTTGTGTTCTTGTACATTAGGTTCAACAATAAACAAGTCAGCATCTCCTGAATCTTGTAATACCCTTTCTGCAATATGAATAGCTGGAGATTCTCTCAAGTCATCAATATTGGGTTTAAAAGCAAGTCCCATAATAGCTATAGAAGGTTGACGCCCTTGTTTTAATTCGAATTCTAAACGTGCTGTCTTAATTTTTTCAGCACACCAGAATGATTTATAATTATTAGTTGCACGGGCTTGCGCGATGATACGAGATTCCATAGGGAAATCAGCAACAATAAAGTATGGATCAACAGCTATACAATGTCCTCCTACTCCGCAACCTGGTTGTAATATGTTTACACGTGGATGTTTGTTCGCCAATTGAATTAGTTCCCATACGTTAATACCTGCTTTATCACAAATCAATGATAATTCATTAGCAAATGCAATCTGAACATCTCGAGAGGAGTTTTCAGTTAACTTACACATTTCTGCAGTTCTAGCATTTGTCGGATGAAGGTCTCCCTTAACAAATTGACGGTAAAATTCAAGTGCTTTTTCGGTAGATTCTTTATTTACACCTCCAATTACACGATCATTATGAACCAGTTCATACATTACGTTGCCAGGAAGTACTCTTTCTGGACAATAAGCCAAATAAATTTTATTTTCCAATTCCGGACGCTCTGAAAAAATGTATTCCATCATTTTTTCGGTAGTCCCAATAGGGGATGTAGATTCAATAATATACAAGTCTCCCTCTTTTAATAGAGGGATCAACACCTTTGTGGCTGCTTTTACATATGAAATATCAGGTTCATGATTTCCTTTAAATGGTGTTGGAACGACAACCAAATAAGTATCAGCAATCACTGGTTTTGTGTCCGCCTTTAAATAGCCATTTTTAACTGCATCTGCCACAGCTTCATCTAAATCCGGCTCTACAATATGAATTTTACCAGCATTAATGGTATCCACTACATGTTGAGAAATATCTACTCCATGTACTGGTATGTTATTATTAGCAATTAAAGCGGATGTTGGCAATCCGATATATCCTAAACCTATCGTTACTACTTTTGGTTG
The sequence above is drawn from the Chryseobacterium daecheongense genome and encodes:
- a CDS encoding glycosyltransferase family 4 protein — encoded protein: MNILIITQYFYPENFKSNDLAFELKKKGHDVTVLTGLPNYPEGKIFEGYGVFKNRKQIVNGVKVIRSLLLPRGKGGGIRLFINYYSFAVFASIKAFLMGFNNKFDAIIVHEPSPITQYYPALLMNKIWKTPVYFWVMDLWPESLSIAGGVKNKWILNYYENVIKRFYKNSEKILITSQGFRKSINQKGNFDDKIIYFPNWAEDTISEGNKDFPIPSLPDGFKVMFAGNIGEAQDLDNIVKAALELRDKKDIKFILVGDGRKMPFVKEFIEEHQLQETVFTMGRFPVEAMSSFFDKADVMLVTLKDDPIFNLTVPAKLQAYMSASKPVIAMLNGEGADNVKEADCGFTVSAGDYQSLSNTILKASGLSKEVLTQLGENSRRYYEDNFRMSSCISNLENIIKGK
- a CDS encoding glycosyltransferase family 4 protein, which gives rise to MKTKVLIIYNKVWSYRERIFELINEEFDLTVAYSDEKFKNKKFSFKTMYLPVKKAGPFELHKDNLYNIASQYDVVIGLSNLRWISLMLLCLRRNRKYKIGYWGIGVTASYENSFDSKTTWDKFRYYISRKSDFTLFYSSYPLERYIKAGIPEEKLFVAHNTTEVENVIKSDVNNKKDFLFVGTLYPQKGIGELLEAYYLLYTKRNDCPKLLIVGDGPEKEKIVEFIKEKNIADKIVLYGSIYDAKELSKIFAESIACISPNQAGLSVLNSMGNSTSFVTREDAITGGEIFNIKNKYNGIIYKEQENLADVMEWIINNKEQVHKMNENAYNHYINNRTPEMMANEIKRAINKSLS
- a CDS encoding NAD-dependent epimerase/dehydratase family protein, giving the protein MKKVGITGQNGFVGRHLYNTLGLFPEEFERVEFKKEFFESQEKLDDFVSKCDVIIHLAAMNRHESEQVIYETNVALAQNLVSSLKRTNSRAHVLISSSTQEERDNLYGKSKREGREAIINWAKANDGKVTGLIIPNVFGAFGKPYYNSFIATFCHQLTHGETPNIANDGEVKLIYVQELVDRIIKEIRSGQSTEELFIEATASRKVSEVLELLIQFKSLYFENGEIPTLKNSFEHNLFNTYRSYIDYKTHYPVKFTQHTDPRGAFVEIIRLGIGGQCSFSTTVPNITRGNHFHTRKIERFAVIKGKALIQLRKIDSDEVLDFYLDGSDPAYVDMPIWYTHNIKNIGEEELYTIFWINEAYNPEDADTYFVEV
- the wecB gene encoding UDP-N-acetylglucosamine 2-epimerase (non-hydrolyzing), whose amino-acid sequence is MKKLKVMTVVGTRPEIIRLSRVLSALDASEAIEHIIVHTGQNYDYELNQIFFDDLGLRKPDYFLEAAGKTATETIGNILIKIDPLLEELKPEAFLVLGDTNSCLCAIPAKKRHIPIFHMEAGNRCFDQRVPEETNRKIVDHTADVNLTYSDIAREYLLREGLPADRIIKTGSPMYEVLNHYLPEINASDVLEKLNLEEGKFFVVSSHREENINSEKNFRGLIDSLNAIAEHYQYPIIVSTHPRTRNMIDKMKIEVRPEIQFLKPLGFHDYNALQKRSYAVLSDSGTISEESSILNFRALNIRQAHERPEAMEEASVMMVGLSPERIMQGLVQVQQQSIGQQRNFRPVADYSMPNVSEKVVRIIISYTDYIKRVVWSEE
- a CDS encoding WxcM-like domain-containing protein — its product is MILKGNRNEDIRGIITYNNEFDATKIKRIYTIENHSTEFVRGWQGHKIEQRWFACMKGKFEISVIVIDDFDNPSTNAKINKYILSSEALTYLHIHAGCLTAIQSLEEESKLLVLADYELGEIEDEYRFELDYFK
- a CDS encoding polysaccharide biosynthesis protein gives rise to the protein MQGIKDKVLLITGGTGSFGTAVLNRFLQTDHFKEIRIFSRDEKKQDDMRNLYKNEKIKYYIGDVRDYNSVEPATRGVDYIFHAAALKQVPSCEFFPMQAVKTNVEGTQNVILAAAANKVLKVICLSTDKAAYPINAMGISKAMMEKVAVAEARNLKDTTVCLTRYGNVMASRGSVIPLFLNQIQKGEPITITDPNMSRFFMSLEDAVDLVLFAFENANPGDLFVNKAPAGSIGDLAKALIELTGKEVPVKIIGTRHGEKLYETLCTREEMIKAEDMGDFYRIPADNRDLNYAKYFSEGEEDISRIEDYHSHNTEQQGVEGLKKLISTLPLIRKEVFGEDVMQYP